One window of Arvicola amphibius chromosome 6, mArvAmp1.2, whole genome shotgun sequence genomic DNA carries:
- the Selenon gene encoding selenoprotein N, which translates to MGQARPAAQRSHSPDPAAQPAPLRRRARTLALLGALVAAGAAAAAARACALLADAQAAARQESALKVLGTDGLFLFSSLDTDQDMYISPEEFKPIAEKLTGSVPAASYEEGELHHDPSEETLTIEARFQPLLTETMTKSKDGFLGVSRLALSGLRNWTTAASPTAVFAARHFRPFLPPPGQELGQPWWIIPGELSVFTGYLSNNRFYPPPPKDKEVIIHRLLSMFHPRPFVKTRFAPQGTVACLTAISDSYYTVMFRIHAEFQLSEPPDFPFWFSPGQFTGHIILSKDATHIRDFRLFVPNHRSLNVDMEWLYGASETSNMEVDIGYIPQMELEATGPSVPSVILDEDGNMIDSRLPSGEPLQFVFEEIKWHQELSWEEAARRLEVAMYPFKKVNYLPFTEAFDRAKAENKLVHSILLWGALDDQSCUGSGRTLRETVLESPPILTLLNESFISTWSLVKELEDLQVQQENPLHRQLAGLQLEKYSFPVEMMVCLPNGTVVHHINANYFLDITSMKPEDMENNVFSFSSTFEDPSTATYMQFLREGLRRGLPLLQPPGA; encoded by the exons ATGGGCCAGGCCCGCCCTGCGGCGCAGCGCTCGCACAGCCCGGACCCCGCCGCGCAGCCCGCGCCTCTCCGCAGGCGCGCCCGCACCCTGGCACTGCTCGGAGCCCTGGTGGCCGCtggggccgccgccgccgctgcccgGGCCTGCGCGCTCCTAGCCGACGCCCAGGCGGCCGCGCGGCAG GAATCGGCACTGAAGGTTCTGGGGACAGatggcctctttctcttttcctcgcTGGACACGGACCAGGATATGTACATCAGCCCGGAAGAGTTCAAACCCATTGCAGAGAAACTGACAG GGTCAGTTCCTGCGGCCAGCTATGAGGAGGGGGAGCTGCACCATGATCCCAGCGAGGAGACTCTCACCATAGAAGCCCGATTCCAGCCTCTGCTCACAGAGACCATGACGAAGAGCAAAGATGGCTTCCTAGGG GTCTCCCGCCTCGCTCTGTCAGGCCTCCGCAACTGGACGACCGCAGCATCACCGACCGCAGTGTTTGCTGCCCGCCACTTCCGGCCCTTCCTGCCCCCTCCAGGTCAGGAGCTGGGCCAGCCCTGGTGGATTATCCCTGGCGAGCTGAGTGTCTTCACAGGCTATTTGTCCAACAACCGCTTCTACCCACCGCCGCCCAAGGACAAGGAG GTCATCATCCACCGGCTGTTAAGCATGTTTCACCCACGCCCCTTCGTGAAGACGCGCTTTGCCCCTCAGGGCACCGTGGCCTGCCTAACTGCCATCAGCGACTCCTACTACACGGTGATGTTCCG GATCCATGCCGAGTTCCAGCTCAGTGAGCCTCCTGATTTCCCCTTCTGGTTCTCACCGGGCCAGTTCACGGGCCATATCATCCTGTCCAAAGATGCTACACACATCCGTGACTTCCGGCTGTTCGTGCCCAATCACAG GTCCCTGAATGTTGACATGGAGTGGCTGTATGGGGCCAGTGAGACCAGTAACATGGAGGTGGACATCGGCTACATACCCCAG ATGGAGCTGGAGGCCACGGGCCCCTCGGTGCCCTCTGTGATTCTGGATGAGGATGGTAACATGATTGACAGCCGCCTGCCCTCGGGAGAACCCCTCCAGTTCGTGTTTGAGGAAATCAAGTGGCACCAGGAGCTGAGCTGGGAGGAAGCTGCCCGGCGCCTAGAGGTGGCCATGTACCCTTTCAAGAAG GTCAACTACCTGCCATTCACGGAGGCCTTTGACAGGGCCAAGGCTGAGAACAAACTTGTGCATTCCATCTTGCTGTGGGGAGCCCTGGACGACCAGTCCTGCTGAG GTTCAGGGCGGACTCTCCGGGAGACTGTCCTGGAAAGCCCGCCCATCCTCACGCTCCTCAATGAGAGCTTCATCAGTACCTGGTCCCTGGTAAAGGAACTGGAAGACCTGCAG GTCCAGCAGGAGAACCCACTTCACAGGCAGCTGGCAGGCTTGCAGCTGGAGAAGTACAGCTTCCCTGTGGAGATGATGGTCTGCCTGCCCAACGGCACTGTG GTCCACCACATCAATGCCAACTACTTCCTGGACATCACCTCCATGAAGCCAGAAGACATGGAAAACAACGTCTTCAGCTTCTCCTCGACCTTTGAGGACCCATCCACAGCCACCTACATGCAGTTCCTGAGGGAGGGACTCCGGCGTGGCCTGCCCCTCCTCCAGCCCCCGGGTGCCTAG
- the Mtfr1l gene encoding mitochondrial fission regulator 1-like isoform X2, with translation MEANVTIPIWQNKPHGAARSVVRRIGTNLPLKPCPRASFETLPNISDLCLRDVPPVPTLADIAWIAADEEETYARVRSDTRPLRHTWKPSPLIVMQRNASVPNLRGSEERLLALKKPGLPALSRTTELQDELSHLRSQIAKIVAADAGSSNVSSPLPCFGSSFHSTTSFVISDITEETEGEVSELPAIPLLCSASPECCKSEHKATCSSSEEDDCISLSKASSFADMMGILKDFHRIKQSQDLSRSLLKEEDPAVLISEVLRRKFALKEEDISRKGN, from the exons ATGGAAGCCAATGTG ACTATTCCAATCTGGCAAAACAAGCCACATGGGGCTGCTCGGAGTGTGGTAAGAAGAATTGGGACCAATCTACCCCTGAAACCTTGTCCCCGGGCATCCTTTGAG ACTCTGCCCAACATTTCTGACCTGTGTTTGAGAGATGTACCTCCAGTCCCTACTTTGGCTGACATTGCCTGGATTGCTGCAGATGAAGAGGAGACATATGCTCGGGTCAG GAGTGATACACGCCCCCTAAGACACACTTGGAAGCCCAGCCCTCTGATTGTCATGCAGCGGAATGCTTCAGTGCCCAATCTGCGTGGATCTGAGGAGAGGCTCCTGGCCCTGAAGAAGCCAGGCCTACCTGCCCTAAGCCGCACCACTGAGCTGCAGGATGAACTAAGCCACTTGCGCAGTCAGATTGCTAAAATAGTGGCAGCAGATGCAG GAAGTTCAAATGTCTCTTCTCCTTTACCTTGCTTTGGATCCTCATTCCACTCTACAACTTCCTTTGTCATTAGTGACATCACTGAAGAGACTGAGGGAGAGGTCTCTGAGCTTCCAGCAATCCCCCTGCTTTGTTCTGCCAGCCCTGAATGTTGCAAATCAGAACACAAAGCTACCTGCAGCTCATCTGAAGAGGATGACTGCATCTCTCTGTCTAAGGCCAGCAGCTTTGCAGACATGATGGGCATCCTAAAGGATTTTCACCGGATCAAACAAAGCCAAGACCT AAGCCGGAGTTTACTGAAGGAAGAAGACCCTGCTGTGCTTATCTCCGAGGTCCTTAGGAGGAAGTTTGCTCTGAAGGAAGAAGACATCAGTAGAAAAGGAAACTGA
- the Mtfr1l gene encoding mitochondrial fission regulator 1-like isoform X1 has product MEANVTIPIWQNKPHGAARSVVRRIGTNLPLKPCPRASFETLPNISDLCLRDVPPVPTLADIAWIAADEEETYARVRSDTRPLRHTWKPSPLIVMQRNASVPNLRGSEERLLALKKPGLPALSRTTELQDELSHLRSQIAKIVAADAASSSLTPDFLSPGSSNVSSPLPCFGSSFHSTTSFVISDITEETEGEVSELPAIPLLCSASPECCKSEHKATCSSSEEDDCISLSKASSFADMMGILKDFHRIKQSQDLSRSLLKEEDPAVLISEVLRRKFALKEEDISRKGN; this is encoded by the exons ATGGAAGCCAATGTG ACTATTCCAATCTGGCAAAACAAGCCACATGGGGCTGCTCGGAGTGTGGTAAGAAGAATTGGGACCAATCTACCCCTGAAACCTTGTCCCCGGGCATCCTTTGAG ACTCTGCCCAACATTTCTGACCTGTGTTTGAGAGATGTACCTCCAGTCCCTACTTTGGCTGACATTGCCTGGATTGCTGCAGATGAAGAGGAGACATATGCTCGGGTCAG GAGTGATACACGCCCCCTAAGACACACTTGGAAGCCCAGCCCTCTGATTGTCATGCAGCGGAATGCTTCAGTGCCCAATCTGCGTGGATCTGAGGAGAGGCTCCTGGCCCTGAAGAAGCCAGGCCTACCTGCCCTAAGCCGCACCACTGAGCTGCAGGATGAACTAAGCCACTTGCGCAGTCAGATTGCTAAAATAGTGGCAGCAGATGCAG cttcGTCTTCATTAACGCCAGATTTCTTATCTCCAGGAAGTTCAAATGTCTCTTCTCCTTTACCTTGCTTTGGATCCTCATTCCACTCTACAACTTCCTTTGTCATTAGTGACATCACTGAAGAGACTGAGGGAGAGGTCTCTGAGCTTCCAGCAATCCCCCTGCTTTGTTCTGCCAGCCCTGAATGTTGCAAATCAGAACACAAAGCTACCTGCAGCTCATCTGAAGAGGATGACTGCATCTCTCTGTCTAAGGCCAGCAGCTTTGCAGACATGATGGGCATCCTAAAGGATTTTCACCGGATCAAACAAAGCCAAGACCT AAGCCGGAGTTTACTGAAGGAAGAAGACCCTGCTGTGCTTATCTCCGAGGTCCTTAGGAGGAAGTTTGCTCTGAAGGAAGAAGACATCAGTAGAAAAGGAAACTGA
- the Mtfr1l gene encoding mitochondrial fission regulator 1-like isoform X3, with protein sequence MEANVTIPIWQNKPHGAARSVVRRIGTNLPLKPCPRASFETLPNISDLCLRDVPPVPTLADIAWIAADEEETYARVRSDTRPLRHTWKPSPLIVMQRNASVPNLRGSEERLLALKKPGLPALSRTTELQDELSHLRSQIAKIVAADAVTSLKRLRERSLSFQQSPCFVLPALNVANQNTKLPAAHLKRMTASLCLRPAALQT encoded by the exons ATGGAAGCCAATGTG ACTATTCCAATCTGGCAAAACAAGCCACATGGGGCTGCTCGGAGTGTGGTAAGAAGAATTGGGACCAATCTACCCCTGAAACCTTGTCCCCGGGCATCCTTTGAG ACTCTGCCCAACATTTCTGACCTGTGTTTGAGAGATGTACCTCCAGTCCCTACTTTGGCTGACATTGCCTGGATTGCTGCAGATGAAGAGGAGACATATGCTCGGGTCAG GAGTGATACACGCCCCCTAAGACACACTTGGAAGCCCAGCCCTCTGATTGTCATGCAGCGGAATGCTTCAGTGCCCAATCTGCGTGGATCTGAGGAGAGGCTCCTGGCCCTGAAGAAGCCAGGCCTACCTGCCCTAAGCCGCACCACTGAGCTGCAGGATGAACTAAGCCACTTGCGCAGTCAGATTGCTAAAATAGTGGCAGCAGATGCAG TGACATCACTGAAGAGACTGAGGGAGAGGTCTCTGAGCTTCCAGCAATCCCCCTGCTTTGTTCTGCCAGCCCTGAATGTTGCAAATCAGAACACAAAGCTACCTGCAGCTCATCTGAAGAGGATGACTGCATCTCTCTGTCTAAGGCCAGCAGCTTTGCAGACATGA